Proteins encoded by one window of Rhodamnia argentea isolate NSW1041297 chromosome 6, ASM2092103v1, whole genome shotgun sequence:
- the LOC125315548 gene encoding CLAVATA3/ESR (CLE)-related protein 27, producing MPPPVRTKRRTTLASLVLLQLAILLLLQGACVLRDCRADAIRLTPGRVGGGGGLIVREKMMTSQSQVVASHKKTKQELLHKYFDGRPDTTPTDSSSVLGGSKRTVPSCPDPLHN from the coding sequence ATGCCTCCTCCCGTTCGCACCAAGAGACGAACGACGCTCGCTTCTCTGGTGCTGCTTCAGCTGGCGATCCTTCTCCTGCTCCAAGGAGCATGTGTACTTCGCGATTGCAGAGCCGATGCCATACGGTTGACGCCAGGAAGAGTCGGCGGCGGGGGCGGCTTGATCGTGAgggagaagatgatgacgagCCAATCGCAAGTGGTGGCCTCGCACAAGAAGACTAAGCAAGAGTTGTTGCACAAGTACTTCGATGGAAGACCCGACACGACTCCTACTGACTCATCGTCGGTTCTTGGAGGAAGCAAGAGAACAGTGCCCAGTTGCCCAGATCCTCTCCACAATTGA
- the LOC115756904 gene encoding endonuclease 2, which yields MERHRAQMIGFVLALSIFRVAHGWGIDGHYTICKIAQSRLTGAAANAVKQLLPESAEDLASVCSWADRVKFHYHWSSELHFIDTPDNLCNYQYNRDCKDENGEKGRCVAGAINNYTSQLLGYESSSFRAAYNLTEALMFLSHFMGDIHQPLHVGFTSDKGGNTIDVHWYTRKQVLHHVWDDNIIETAEDRYYSSDVDVLVAAIQQNITNEWADQVKDWETCGSTKPPCSDTYASESITAACEWAYKDVSEGSVLEDAYFLSRLPTVHLRLAKGGVRLAATLNSIFK from the exons ATGGAGCGTCACAGAGCTCAAATGATTGGTTTTGTGTTGGCATTGTCGATTTTTCGAGTCGCTCATGGTTGGGGGATTGATGGGCACTATACCATCTGCAAGATTGCTCAG TCTCGGCTGACCGGAGCAGCAGCGAATGCGGTGAAGCAACTGCTGCCGGAGTCGGCAGAGGACTTGGCGAGCGTGTGTTCGTGGGCGGACCGAGTGAAGTTCCATTATCACTGGTCCTCTGAGCTCCACTTCATCGATACGCCGGACAACCTTTGCAATTACCAGTACAACA GGGACTGCAAGGATGAGAATGGAGAGAAGGGAAGGTGTGTCGCAGGAGCAATCAACAATTACACCTCCCAGCTTCTAGGTTATGAAAGCAGTTCTTTTCGAGCCGCAT ATAATCTTACAGAAGCGCTCATGTTTCTCTCTCATTTCATGGGAGACATTCATCAG CCTCTGCATGTAGGCTTCACCTCAGACAAAGGGGGTAACACCATTGATGTCCACTGGTACACCCGGAAACAAGTCCTCCACCAC GTTTGGGATGATAATATAATTGAGACAGCCGAAGACAGATACTACAGCTCAGACGTAGACGTCCTTGTAGCCGCTATTCAGCAGAACATCACG AATGAATGGGCAGATCAAGTCAAAGACTGGGAGACCTGCGGTTCTACCAAGCCACCTTGCTCAGACAC ATATGCATCCGAAAGTATCACCGCGGCCTGTGAGTGGGCATACAAAGATGTGAGTGAAGGTTCGGTATTAGAAG ATGCATATTTCCTGTCCCGTTTACCTACCGTTCATCTTCGGTTAGCTAAAGGGGGAGTTCGACTCGCAGCCACTCTAAACAGCATTTTCAAGTAA
- the LOC115728830 gene encoding uncharacterized protein LOC115728830 has protein sequence MEMPVMNRLSDFEAGISSLQDPSFLSQFLSFSVRTIAQAYSFWKWGALILALVASFGTIINRIRFLVIKYQNDLVSASPAQSQRFLRSCIDRSEEDDACSSSSCSASSSEMEEDEIELIEDPSRNHEVFVVKGSTSAQRDGVSSNVRRRRSFFCDHLSGFCDRTNVVKLWNIGLEIGLDPEGESPSSFGDAISITDLNTGQRLSSFSSATSGIPAISAAPLQSQAAILSSGVGSSGNMALRVWDTRTGPRAPSIIAEWAPRSPANIERVNCGGPEKLFLEAGGELMLGDMRNVSSPLKSVTESDVETWWDADAVIVSDELVSESRAERF, from the coding sequence ATGGAGATGCCGGTCATGAACAGATTAAGCGATTTCGAAGCCGGCATAAGCTCTCTGCAAGACCCATCTTTTCTCTCGCAGTTTCTCTCCTTCTCCGTCAGAACGATTGCGCAGGCCTACAGTTTCTGGAAGTGGGGTGCTTTGATCCTCGCCCTCGTCGCGTCTTTCGGCACCATAATCAACCGAATCAGGTTCCTCGTCATCAAGTACCAGAACGACCTCGTTTCGGCCTCGCCGGCGCAGTCCCAGCGTTTTCTCAGAAGCTGCATCGATCGTAGCGAAGAAGACGATGCCTGCTCGTCATCGTCTTGCTCTGCTTCTTCGTCAGAAATGGAGGAAGACGAAATCGAGCTCATAGAAGACCCATCGCGAAACCACGAAGTTTTCGTTGTCAAGGGCTCGACGAGTGCGCAGCGCGACGGCGTGAGCTCGAATGTCCGGCGAAGGCGGAGCTTCTTCTGCGACCACTTATCGGGCTTCTGCGACCGAACGAACGTCGTCAAGCTCTGGAATATAGGGCTCGAGATTGGATTGGACCCCGAAGGAGAATCTCCGTCTTCGTTTGGGGACGCGATCTCCATCACCGACTTGAACACGGGGCAGAGATTGAGCTCGTTCTCATCCGCCACGTCTGGGATCCCGGCGATTTCCGCGGCGCCGTTGCAGTCGCAGGCGGCGATTTTGTCCTCCGGGGTGGGCAGCTCGGGGAACATGGCGCTAAGGGTGTGGGACACGCGCACGGGTCCCCGGGCGCCGTCGATAATCGCGGAGTGGGCTCCTCGGTCACCGGCCAACATCGAGCGAGTCAACTGCGGCGGCCCGGAGAAGCTGTTCTTGGAAGCGGGCGGCGAGCTGATGCTCGGGGACATGAGGAACGTCAGCTCCCCGCTGAAGAGCGTGACGGAGTCCGACGTGGAGACGTGGTGGGACGCCGACGCGGTGATCGTCTCGGACGAGTTGGTGAGCGAGTCCAGGGCTGAGCGTTTCTGA
- the LOC115756917 gene encoding uncharacterized protein LOC115756917 isoform X2 encodes MEGGGKGESKKVMVVIDESDSSYHALMWVLNNLKESITSSSLVLFASQPPPTCSFGFGAPFSLACLYFQGLAAPEVFSMAQERSKKICLGILKKAEGICASRGVKVETLTEAGDPRVTICNAVHKNNINLLILGHESHGILKS; translated from the exons ATGGAGGGAGGAGGGAAAGGGGAGAGCAAGAAGGTGATGGTGGTCATCGACGAGAGCGATTCCAGTTACCATGCCCTTATGTGGGTGCTCAACAATCTCAAGGAATCGATCACGAGTTCTTCGCTGGTGCTTTTCGCCTCGCAGCCACCGCCGACCTGTAGTTTTGGGTTCGGAGCTCCATTCAGTTTGGCTTGCCTATATTTTCAAGGCTTGGCAG CCCCGGAGGTCTTTAGCATGGCACAAGAACGAAGTAAGAAGATTTGCTTGGGAATCTTGAAGAAAGCCGAGGGCATCTGCGCGAGTCGAGGG GTGAAAGTGGAGACACTCACAGAGGCCGGAGATCCTAGAGTTACCATATGCAATGCAGTGCACAAGAACAACATCAATCTTCTTATACTGGGGCATGAATCTCATGGAATCCTCAAGAG TTAG
- the LOC115756917 gene encoding universal stress protein A-like protein isoform X1, translating into MEGGGKGESKKVMVVIDESDSSYHALMWVLNNLKESITSSSLVLFASQPPPTCSFGFGAPFSLACLYFQGLAAPEVFSMAQERSKKICLGILKKAEGICASRGVKVETLTEAGDPRVTICNAVHKNNINLLILGHESHGILKRVFLGTLSDYQLNNVKCPILVVKRPE; encoded by the exons ATGGAGGGAGGAGGGAAAGGGGAGAGCAAGAAGGTGATGGTGGTCATCGACGAGAGCGATTCCAGTTACCATGCCCTTATGTGGGTGCTCAACAATCTCAAGGAATCGATCACGAGTTCTTCGCTGGTGCTTTTCGCCTCGCAGCCACCGCCGACCTGTAGTTTTGGGTTCGGAGCTCCATTCAGTTTGGCTTGCCTATATTTTCAAGGCTTGGCAG CCCCGGAGGTCTTTAGCATGGCACAAGAACGAAGTAAGAAGATTTGCTTGGGAATCTTGAAGAAAGCCGAGGGCATCTGCGCGAGTCGAGGG GTGAAAGTGGAGACACTCACAGAGGCCGGAGATCCTAGAGTTACCATATGCAATGCAGTGCACAAGAACAACATCAATCTTCTTATACTGGGGCATGAATCTCATGGAATCCTCAAGAG GGTTTTCTTGGGGACTCTGAGCGATTACCAATTGAATAATGTGAAGTGCCCGATACTTGTGGTGAAGAGACCAGAATAA
- the LOC115756910 gene encoding universal stress protein YxiE-like: protein MAEVLATNGVDKRKVMVAIDESECSHHALLWTLDNLKDSLLNSTLVVFMARPPSQQNLSFAANLGLARMYCPVSAAPDFVNSVQEQHRKLTLALLEKAKEICAARGVTAETITEVGDPKVAICDAVEKNNVTLLILGDHGLGKIKRAILGSVSNYCVQYAKCPVLVVKKAAE from the exons ATGGCGGAGGTATTGGCCACCAATGGCGTGGACAAGAGGAAGGTGATGGTGGCGATCGACGAGAGCGAGTGCAGCCACCACGCGCTCTTGTGGACCCTCGACAATCTCAAGGACTCGCTCCTGAACTCGACGCTCGTCGTCTTCATGGCTCGACCCCCATCTCAGCAGAATCTCTCCTTCGCTGCTAATCTCGGCCTTGCTCGCATGTACTGCCCTGTTTCTGCCG CTCCAGACTTTGTGAATTCTGTCCAAGAGCAACACAGGAAGCTTACGCTGGCTCTCTTGGAGAAGGCCAAGGAGATTTGCGCTGCTCGAGGG GTTACTGCAGAGACTATTACAGAAGTTGGGGATCCGAAAGTAGCAATATGTGATGCAGTGGAAAAGAACAATGTCACCCTTCTCATTTTAGGCGACCACGGACTTGGAAAGATCAAACG GGCTATTCTTGGGAGCGTGAGTAATTACTGTGTTCAGTATGCGAAGTGTCCTGttcttgttgtgaagaaggcaGCGGAGTGA